In Haliaeetus albicilla chromosome 30, bHalAlb1.1, whole genome shotgun sequence, a single genomic region encodes these proteins:
- the LOC138683024 gene encoding LOW QUALITY PROTEIN: uncharacterized protein (The sequence of the model RefSeq protein was modified relative to this genomic sequence to represent the inferred CDS: deleted 2 bases in 1 codon), which produces MDARETVGVCDSAPSRVEGIEKLCDLLEDYRSCPSVQGQDWVKKHWFQPQSVVDRIRILQKEAKVKKGKGKAIICVVLGASLAAAMEERKQKSGQSDTIRSLQEQLQESKQLLEEERNLVKVLEKQLKKQLAREMERQAEVEMPPAEKRTQQIYPQGDLQRAKDTLESPPHVCPMIKTEYVYEDSSDDCPQVITKEAPHTATESAKVRKDFSRMAKVSETEYVWRVSLTGGDGILLSEKEAEGYWGPGVFITTGDHQAPWSLTQRAAYWAGGLNPMERGDLLAITGTVDQLVESVQKAACIQMMYDQELKPHEGSPMMLPVDPERMSISLRPIGIQLRGTILNTLNGERTRSTLEGRMSPDLRQPGRKVWTWGEVAQELTDFGRIFGPVSGPSQRTENKIIRRLTGWLLAPGRQRPLSRQGLWQLGHQKGIPRDLMDGLSTQRLEELVQNWSGQKAVSKPTPSAPPLINPEDKLTKEEKVAGN; this is translated from the exons ATGGATGCTCGGGAAACTGTTGGTGTTTGTGATTCTGCGCCCTCACGGGTTGAGGGAATAGAGAAACTATGTGATCTTTTAGAAGACTACCGATCTTGCCCCTCAGTCCAGGGACAAGATTGGGTGAAAAAGCACTGGTTTCAACCACAGAGTGTGGTGGATCGGATAAGAATCTTACAGAAGGAAGCTAAGgttaagaaagggaaaggaaaagctataATTTGTGTGGTGCTGGGAGCGAGTCTGGCAGCCGCGatggaagagaggaagcaaaagtCTGGTCAAAGTGATACGATCAGAAGTCTGCAGGAACAattgcaagaaagcaaacagttgctggaggaggaaaggaacctTGTTAAGGTTTTA GAAAAGCAACTGAAGAAGCAACTGGCGAGAGAGATGGAGAGACAGGCGGAGGTAGAAATGCCGCCTGCGGAGAAAAGGACACAGCAAATCTATCCTCAGGGGGATCTGCAAAGAGCAAAGGACACCTTAGAGAGCCCCCCCCACGTGTGTCCAATGATTAAAACAGAGTATGTGTATGAGGACAGTAGCGATGACTGTCCTCAGGTAATCACTAAAGAAGCCCCACATACAGCAACTGAATCAGCAAAAGtgaggaaagatttttcaaggaTGGCAAAGGTATCTGAGACAGAGTATGTGTGGAGAGTGTCTTTGACGGGAGGAGATGGAATCTTATTGTCAGAGAAAGAAGCTGAAGGATATTGGGGTCCAGGTGTGTTTATAACAACTGGAGATCACCAGGCCCCATGGTCACTGACTCAGAGAGCTGCGTACTGGGCTGGAGGGCTGAACCCCATGGAAAGGGGAGATCTCCTTGCCATAACCGGCACAGTGGATCAGTTAGTGGAAAGTGTGCAAAAGGCGGCATGTATCCAGATGATGTATGACCAGGAGCTCAAGCCCCATGAGGGCTCCCCGATGATGCTGCCTGTGGACCCAGAGAGGATGAGTATATCTCTGAGACCAATTGGGATCCAACTACGAGGGACAATTCTAAACACCCTCAATGGAGAAAGGACTAGGTCCACTCTGGAGGGGAGGATGTCCCCTGACCTTCGGCAGCCAGGGAGAAAAGTGTGGACATGGGGAGAGGTAGCTCAGGAGTTGACTGACTTTGGGAGAATATTCGGCCCTGTTAGTGGACCTTctcaaagaactgaaaacaagatCATACGGCGACTTACTGGGTGGCTATTAGCCCCTGGAAGACAGAGGCCCCTAAGTCGACAGGGACTGTGGCAACTAGGGCATCAGAAAGGCATTCCCCGGGACTTGATGGATGGGCTCTCGACCCAAAGATTGGAGGAGCTTGTGCAGAACTGGTCAGGGCAAAAGGCTGTTTCCAAACCAACCCCTAGTGCCCCACCCTTGATAAACCCTGAGGACAAATTAACTAAAGAGGAGAAGGTGGCGGGAAACTAG